In Pollutimonas sp. M17, a single genomic region encodes these proteins:
- the rpsE gene encoding 30S ribosomal protein S5, with the protein MAKAQGKHPAEKENDDGLREKMIAVNRVSKVVKGGRTMSFAALTVVGDGDGRIGMGKGKAREVPVAVQKAMEQARRGLVKVALKNGTLHHTVVGKHGASTVLISPAAEGTGVIAGGPMRAIFEVMGVRNVVAKSLGSSNPYNMVRATLNGLRACSTPAEVAAKRGKSVEEILG; encoded by the coding sequence ATGGCTAAAGCACAAGGCAAGCATCCCGCCGAAAAAGAAAACGACGACGGCTTGCGTGAAAAAATGATCGCGGTCAATCGCGTCAGCAAAGTGGTCAAGGGTGGTCGCACCATGAGCTTTGCTGCCTTGACCGTGGTGGGTGATGGCGATGGCCGCATCGGCATGGGCAAAGGTAAAGCCCGTGAAGTGCCCGTCGCTGTACAAAAAGCAATGGAACAGGCACGTCGCGGCCTGGTCAAGGTCGCCCTGAAGAACGGCACCTTGCACCACACCGTAGTGGGCAAGCATGGCGCCTCGACGGTCCTCATTTCGCCGGCGGCGGAAGGTACCGGCGTGATCGCCGGCGGCCCGATGCGCGCCATCTTCGAAGTGATGGGCGTGCGTAACGTGGTTGCAAAGAGCCTGGGCTCCAGCAACCCCTACAACATGGTCCGCGCAACGCTGAACGGCTTGCGTGCCTGCTCGACTCCCGCCGAAGTGGCCGCCAAGCGCGGCAAGTCGGTGGAAGAAATTCTGGGGTAA
- the rplR gene encoding 50S ribosomal protein L18, producing MDKKISRLRRAVSTRRKISELRVHRLSIYRSNLHIYANIISPEGDRVLVSASTLEPEVRKDLASQKVNGGNVAAASLVGKRVAEKAKAAGIELVAFDRSGFRYHGRVKALADAAREAGLKF from the coding sequence ATGGACAAGAAAATCTCCCGTTTGCGTCGTGCTGTTTCGACCCGCCGGAAAATCAGCGAGCTGCGAGTTCATCGCCTCTCTATTTACCGCTCGAACCTGCACATCTACGCGAACATCATTTCGCCGGAAGGCGATCGTGTGCTCGTCAGCGCTTCCACGCTCGAGCCCGAAGTGCGCAAAGACCTGGCCAGCCAAAAGGTCAACGGTGGCAATGTCGCCGCGGCCAGCCTGGTCGGCAAGCGCGTCGCCGAAAAAGCAAAAGCTGCCGGCATCGAGCTGGTTGCCTTTGATCGTTCGGGCTTCCGTTACCATGGCCGCGTGAAAGCGCTGGCCGACGCCGCGCGTGAAGCCGGCTTGAAATTCTAA
- the rplF gene encoding 50S ribosomal protein L6, with the protein MSRIAKYPVPVPKGVEATISAGQIVVKGPLGTLTQDLTGDVVVRQEDGQLTFAVANESRQAKAMSGTVRALVANMVTGVSKGFERRLNLVGVGFRAQVQGDALKLQLGFSHDIVHSMPAGVKVECPTQTEIVVKGANKQVVGQVAAEIRAYREPEPYKGKGVRYADERVIIKETKKK; encoded by the coding sequence ATGTCACGTATCGCTAAATACCCAGTCCCGGTACCCAAGGGCGTAGAGGCCACGATCAGCGCAGGCCAGATCGTCGTCAAAGGCCCTTTGGGCACCCTTACACAAGACTTGACCGGCGACGTCGTCGTTCGTCAAGAAGACGGTCAACTGACATTTGCTGTTGCCAACGAATCCCGCCAGGCCAAGGCCATGTCGGGCACAGTGCGCGCATTGGTTGCCAATATGGTAACGGGCGTCAGCAAAGGCTTCGAGCGTCGTCTGAACCTGGTCGGCGTGGGTTTCCGCGCCCAGGTGCAGGGCGATGCCCTGAAGCTGCAGCTTGGTTTTTCCCATGACATCGTTCACAGCATGCCTGCCGGCGTCAAGGTCGAGTGCCCCACTCAGACCGAGATCGTCGTCAAGGGCGCCAACAAGCAGGTCGTTGGCCAGGTGGCTGCTGAAATCCGCGCTTACCGCGAACCCGAACCCTACAAGGGCAAAGGTGTGCGTTACGCCGACGAACGCGTCATCATCAAAGAAACCAAGAAGAAATAA
- the rpsH gene encoding 30S ribosomal protein S8, whose amino-acid sequence MSMSDPIADMLTRVRNAQQVSKTSVSMPSSKLKVAIAAVLKDEGYIDNFQVAGDKAKPVLEITLKYYAGRPVIERIDRVSRPGLRIYKGSKTIPQVMNGLGVAIVSTPRGVMTDRKARATGVGGEVLCYVA is encoded by the coding sequence ATGAGCATGAGCGATCCCATCGCCGACATGTTGACCCGCGTGCGCAATGCGCAGCAAGTCAGCAAGACGTCGGTCAGCATGCCCTCCTCTAAGCTTAAGGTAGCCATTGCTGCCGTGCTGAAAGACGAAGGCTATATCGACAACTTCCAGGTCGCTGGCGACAAGGCCAAGCCTGTCCTGGAAATCACCCTGAAATACTACGCTGGCCGTCCGGTCATCGAGCGTATCGACCGCGTTTCGCGTCCCGGGCTGCGCATCTACAAAGGCAGCAAGACCATTCCTCAAGTCATGAATGGTTTGGGCGTGGCCATCGTGTCGACGCCGCGCGGCGTGATGACCGATCGCAAGGCCCGCGCCACCGGCGTGGGCGGCGAAGTGTTGTGCTACGTGGCATAA
- the rpsN gene encoding 30S ribosomal protein S14, whose translation MAKLSLINRDIKRAKLAEKFAPKRAALKAIIDDQSKTDEERYQARLQLQQLPRNANPTRQRNRCVVTGRPRGVFSKFGLTRHKLREMALRGEVPGMTKASW comes from the coding sequence GTGGCTAAACTTTCACTCATCAATCGCGATATCAAACGCGCCAAGCTGGCAGAAAAATTTGCGCCCAAGCGCGCAGCACTGAAGGCCATCATCGACGATCAGTCCAAGACCGACGAAGAACGCTACCAGGCTCGCTTGCAACTGCAACAACTGCCGCGCAATGCAAACCCGACCCGTCAACGCAACCGTTGCGTCGTTACCGGTCGTCCGCGCGGTGTTTTCAGCAAGTTCGGCTTAACTCGTCACAAACTGCGCGAAATGGCGCTGCGCGGCGAAGTGCCGGGCATGACCAAAGCCAGCTGGTAG
- the rplE gene encoding 50S ribosomal protein L5, with protein MARLQEFYRSKVIADLQTKFGYKSIMEVPRISKITLNMGVSEAVADKKVIEHAVSDLTKIAGQKPVVTKTRKAIAGFKIREDYPIGCMVTLRGRRMYEFLDRLVAVALPRVRDFRGISGRAFDGRGNYNIGVKEQIIFPEIEYDKIDAVRGMNISITTTAKTDDEAKALLTAFSFPFRN; from the coding sequence ATGGCTCGTTTACAAGAGTTTTACCGCAGCAAGGTCATAGCCGACCTGCAAACCAAGTTTGGCTACAAAAGCATCATGGAAGTGCCGCGCATCAGCAAGATCACCCTGAACATGGGTGTGTCCGAGGCTGTCGCCGACAAGAAGGTCATCGAGCACGCCGTCTCCGACCTGACCAAGATCGCCGGCCAGAAGCCTGTCGTCACCAAGACGCGCAAGGCTATCGCGGGCTTCAAGATCCGCGAAGACTACCCCATCGGCTGCATGGTCACCCTGCGTGGCCGCCGCATGTACGAATTCCTGGACCGCCTGGTCGCCGTGGCACTGCCGCGCGTTCGCGACTTCCGTGGTATTTCGGGTCGTGCATTCGATGGACGTGGCAACTACAACATCGGGGTGAAAGAGCAGATCATTTTCCCTGAAATCGAATACGACAAAATCGACGCCGTACGTGGTATGAACATCAGCATCACCACTACAGCCAAGACCGACGACGAAGCCAAGGCGCTGCTTACCGCCTTCAGCTTCCCGTTTCGCAATTAA
- the rplX gene encoding 50S ribosomal protein L24: MEKIRKGDEVIVLTGRDKKRRGTVLQRVDADHVLVEGINVVKKHVKANPMAGTQGGIIDKTMPIHISNVALYNPESGKADRVGVKVVDGSKVRVFRSSGAVVGAKA, translated from the coding sequence ATGGAAAAAATCCGTAAAGGCGACGAGGTCATCGTGTTGACCGGTCGCGACAAAAAGCGCCGCGGCACCGTCCTGCAGCGCGTCGACGCCGACCACGTTCTGGTCGAAGGCATCAACGTCGTCAAGAAGCACGTCAAGGCCAACCCCATGGCGGGCACGCAAGGCGGCATCATCGACAAGACCATGCCCATCCACATTTCCAATGTGGCCCTTTACAACCCCGAGTCCGGCAAGGCCGATCGCGTCGGTGTGAAAGTGGTTGATGGCAGCAAGGTCCGTGTATTCCGTTCCAGCGGCGCAGTCGTTGGCGCCAAGGCTTAA
- the rplN gene encoding 50S ribosomal protein L14, with amino-acid sequence MIQMQTTLDVADNTGARSIMCIKVLGGSKRRYAAIGDIIKVSVKDAAPRGRVKKGEIYNAVVVRTAKGVRRKDGSLIKFGGNAAVLLNAKLEPIGTRIFGPVTRELRTEKFMKIVSLAPEVL; translated from the coding sequence ATGATCCAAATGCAGACCACGCTAGACGTGGCCGATAACACTGGCGCACGCTCCATCATGTGCATCAAGGTGTTAGGCGGCTCGAAGCGCCGCTATGCCGCAATCGGTGACATTATCAAGGTTAGTGTCAAAGATGCAGCCCCTCGCGGTCGCGTCAAGAAAGGCGAAATATACAACGCAGTAGTGGTTCGTACCGCTAAGGGCGTTCGTCGTAAAGACGGCTCGCTGATCAAGTTCGGCGGCAATGCCGCTGTGTTGCTCAACGCCAAACTGGAACCCATCGGTACCCGTATCTTCGGACCTGTCACGCGCGAGCTGCGTACAGAGAAGTTCATGAAGATCGTGTCCCTGGCTCCAGAAGTGCTGTAA
- a CDS encoding NAD-dependent succinate-semialdehyde dehydrogenase: MYETLALYIDGEFLGGEGRKTEEVSNPATLEVLGQLPHASTADLDRALAAAARAFESWRHSSPMQRSEILRKVGQLSRERAQDIGRNMTLDQGKPLAESVGEIMACADHADWHAEECRRIYGRVITPRSPEVRQIVLREPIGVCAAFTPWNFPYNQAIRKVCAAIGAGCTIILKGPEDSPSAVMAIARMFHDAGLPPGVLNIVWGVPSEVSDYLIRSPIVRKVSFTGSVPVGKHLASLAGAHMKRVTMELGGHSPVLVFDDADIGRAAKQLARFKVRNAGQVCVSPTRFYIHEKAYDQFLDVFVNTLKTVKVGDGLEADTQMGPLAHARRVPTMTKFVENALELGGKVVLGGERLDRKGHFFAPTVVTDLPEHSMLMTEEPFGPIAPITRFSDTDDVIRRANSLPFGLSSYVFTNSLQTATKVSNGIEAGMVNINHFGSALPETPFGGVKDSGIGSEGGAETFDGYLVTKFVTHV; encoded by the coding sequence ATGTACGAGACGTTGGCATTATATATAGATGGCGAGTTCCTGGGCGGCGAAGGCCGCAAGACCGAAGAGGTCAGCAATCCGGCCACCCTCGAAGTTCTGGGCCAGTTGCCCCACGCATCCACCGCCGATCTGGACCGCGCCCTGGCGGCCGCCGCGCGGGCATTCGAGTCATGGCGCCACAGCTCGCCCATGCAGCGTTCCGAGATCCTGCGCAAGGTGGGCCAGCTGTCGCGCGAGCGCGCCCAGGATATCGGCCGCAACATGACCCTGGACCAGGGCAAGCCGCTGGCCGAATCCGTCGGCGAGATCATGGCCTGCGCCGATCACGCCGACTGGCACGCCGAGGAATGCCGCCGCATCTATGGCCGCGTCATCACGCCGCGCAGCCCGGAAGTCCGGCAGATCGTGCTGCGCGAGCCCATCGGCGTCTGCGCGGCCTTCACGCCCTGGAACTTCCCTTACAACCAGGCTATCCGCAAGGTTTGCGCCGCCATCGGCGCCGGCTGCACCATCATCCTGAAGGGCCCCGAGGACTCCCCCAGCGCCGTCATGGCCATCGCGCGCATGTTCCACGACGCCGGCCTGCCTCCCGGCGTGCTCAACATCGTTTGGGGCGTGCCCAGCGAAGTGTCGGATTACCTCATCCGCTCGCCCATCGTGCGCAAGGTCTCGTTCACCGGTTCCGTGCCCGTGGGCAAGCACCTGGCCTCGCTGGCCGGCGCCCACATGAAGCGCGTCACCATGGAGCTGGGCGGCCACTCCCCCGTCCTGGTGTTCGACGACGCCGACATCGGCCGCGCCGCCAAGCAGCTGGCCCGCTTCAAGGTGCGCAACGCCGGCCAGGTCTGCGTATCGCCCACCCGTTTTTATATCCATGAAAAGGCCTACGACCAGTTCCTGGACGTCTTCGTGAATACGCTCAAGACGGTCAAAGTGGGCGACGGCCTGGAGGCCGACACCCAGATGGGCCCGCTGGCGCATGCCCGCCGCGTGCCCACCATGACCAAGTTCGTCGAGAATGCGCTGGAACTCGGCGGCAAGGTGGTGCTGGGCGGCGAACGCCTGGACCGCAAGGGACACTTCTTCGCGCCCACCGTGGTCACCGACCTGCCCGAGCACTCCATGCTGATGACCGAAGAGCCCTTCGGCCCCATCGCCCCCATCACCCGGTTCTCGGACACCGACGACGTCATCCGGCGCGCCAATTCGCTGCCTTTCGGTCTGTCATCCTACGTCTTCACCAACTCGCTGCAGACGGCCACCAAGGTGTCCAACGGCATCGAGGCAGGCATGGTCAACATCAACCATTTCGGCAGCGCCCTGCCCGAAACCCCCTTTGGCGGCGTGAAGGACAGCGGCATCGGCAGCGAAGGCGGCGCGGAAACCTTCGACGGCTATCTGGTCACGAAGTTCGTCACGCACGTTTAA
- a CDS encoding OmpP1/FadL family transporter, translated as MKAARSLPIVSAIVLSLGPDGAHAAGFQLLEQNASGIGNSYAGSAAIAENASTIFFNPAGMTRLPGVNVSAGAAAIRPSFRFSNLGSTGPTGTPSTGGDGGDAGSLGVAPNAYISWEASPDWHLGLGVGAPFGLMTEYDQGWTGRHHSEEFSVQSININPSVAYKVNDRLSIGAGVSWMQLDADYRRATAVVLPAFGYLGDIDTRVEMKGDAWGWNLGLLYQLSADTRLGLSYRSKVKIDADGTTRVRNRNVPAPASALIPATSVNASATVELADTAIFSIVHDLNSQWQLLADVSWTGWSSIRSLDIDSGALGTDSLDLRLRDTWRVALGANYKFNRQWTFKGGLAWDQSPVHDARYRPTSLPDGDRYWVSIGAQYNFNDRTSVDVGYAHLFMKNADIGNDTDPAKGTVRGHYKSNANIIGLQVSHRF; from the coding sequence ATGAAGGCAGCACGGTCATTACCTATCGTTTCGGCAATCGTATTGAGCCTGGGCCCGGACGGCGCTCATGCCGCGGGCTTCCAGCTGCTCGAGCAGAATGCGAGCGGCATCGGCAATTCTTACGCGGGTTCGGCGGCCATCGCCGAGAATGCCAGCACGATTTTCTTCAACCCGGCCGGCATGACCCGCCTGCCCGGCGTCAATGTATCGGCCGGCGCCGCAGCCATCCGGCCGTCGTTCCGATTCTCGAATCTTGGAAGCACCGGCCCCACCGGCACTCCTTCCACTGGTGGCGATGGCGGCGATGCGGGCTCCCTGGGCGTGGCGCCCAACGCCTATATCTCCTGGGAAGCCAGCCCCGACTGGCATCTCGGATTGGGCGTGGGCGCGCCTTTCGGCCTGATGACGGAGTACGACCAAGGCTGGACGGGACGCCATCATTCGGAAGAGTTCAGTGTCCAGAGCATCAACATCAATCCTTCCGTCGCCTACAAGGTCAACGACCGGCTGTCCATCGGCGCGGGGGTGAGCTGGATGCAGCTGGATGCGGATTACCGGCGTGCCACGGCGGTCGTGCTTCCCGCCTTCGGTTATCTCGGCGACATCGACACCCGGGTCGAGATGAAAGGCGATGCATGGGGCTGGAACCTGGGCCTGCTCTATCAGCTCAGCGCGGATACCCGGCTGGGCCTGTCTTATCGATCCAAAGTGAAGATCGACGCCGACGGTACGACCCGGGTCAGGAACAGGAATGTGCCCGCGCCCGCCAGCGCCCTCATTCCCGCCACAAGCGTGAACGCCAGCGCAACCGTGGAGCTGGCCGATACCGCCATCTTCAGCATCGTGCATGACCTGAACAGCCAATGGCAGCTTTTGGCGGATGTGTCATGGACGGGCTGGAGCAGCATCAGGTCGTTGGACATAGACAGCGGAGCGCTCGGAACGGACAGCCTGGACCTGCGCCTGCGCGACACCTGGCGCGTGGCGCTGGGCGCCAACTATAAATTCAATCGGCAATGGACATTCAAGGGAGGCCTGGCCTGGGATCAATCCCCCGTTCATGATGCGCGATACCGCCCCACCTCGCTGCCGGACGGCGATCGTTACTGGGTATCCATCGGCGCACAGTACAACTTCAACGACCGGACGTCGGTCGACGTGGGTTACGCCCATCTGTTCATGAAGAACGCCGATATCGGCAACGATACGGATCCGGCCAAGGGTACGGTCCGGGGCCACTACAAGTCCAATGCCAACATCATAGGCCTGCAGGTATCGCACCGATTCTAG
- a CDS encoding chalcone isomerase family protein, with protein MKIRFRFTAFLFGLSLFIATLGLPSPAQALQLGGVQVPEQVSVESHLLALNGAGVRKRFFFDVYVAALYTTIKGLDTSTIVNSSEPRSLRLTLLRKQSGAALAGALNDGLDDNSSSQELDELRAPREQLTALVGAIDEGLPGDTIAMDFNARHVTVSHNGRKLGAVESPGLMAALLRVWLGRKPAQESLKKALLGQR; from the coding sequence ATGAAGATTCGGTTCCGCTTTACGGCCTTTCTTTTTGGCCTGTCGCTGTTTATCGCTACTCTGGGGCTGCCGTCCCCTGCGCAGGCCTTGCAGCTAGGCGGCGTCCAGGTGCCCGAACAAGTCTCCGTCGAATCCCACCTCCTGGCACTCAATGGCGCCGGAGTGCGCAAACGCTTTTTTTTTGATGTGTATGTGGCCGCCCTGTACACCACCATAAAGGGCCTGGACACGTCGACCATCGTCAACAGCTCCGAACCGCGCAGCCTGCGGCTTACGCTGCTGCGCAAGCAAAGTGGCGCCGCCCTGGCCGGAGCCCTCAACGACGGCCTGGACGACAACAGCTCCAGCCAGGAGCTGGACGAGCTGCGGGCGCCCAGAGAGCAGCTCACCGCCTTGGTCGGCGCGATAGATGAAGGCCTGCCGGGTGATACGATAGCCATGGACTTCAATGCCCGCCATGTGACCGTGAGCCATAACGGCCGCAAGCTGGGCGCGGTGGAAAGCCCTGGCCTCATGGCGGCGCTGCTGCGGGTCTGGCTGGGCCGCAAGCCTGCGCAGGAGTCCCTCAAGAAGGCCCTGCTGGGACAGCGATAA
- a CDS encoding AMP-binding protein: MEPIWLENYPQGIPADITDEAIRYDSLVGLFEDSCAKHAGNPAYLSMGASMSYAQLEERSRHFAAWLQSAGVKKGDRIALMMPNLLQYPVCLFGALRAGAVAVNTNPLYTAAELEHQLSDSGAETIVIAENFAHTLQQALPRTAIKRIIVTSLGEMLGPIKGALTDLVVRHVKRMVPAYRLPDTRSLKQVLSLGRRAAYTRPELSHDDLALLQYTGGTTGVAKGAMLTHGNMVSNVCQAHAWVKPYLVEGDECIVTALPLYHIFALTANCLTFLKLGASNLLIVNPRDIPAFVKSLGRHRFTALTGVNTLFNALLNHPDFSRLDFSPLKLTLGGGMAVQEVIAQRWLKVTGKPLAQAYGLTETSPAVTINPLDKTEFDGSIGLPVPSTEISIRDNHSRDLPQGESGEICVRGPQVTPGYWNRPEETRKTFDSDGFLHTGDIGYVNERGYVFILDRKKDMILVSGFNVYPNEVEAVAMEHPDVLEAAAIGVPDEHSGEVVKLFVIRKNDRLTEEALIRHCRNKLTGYKAPKYVEFRKDLPRSNVGKILRRKLKE, encoded by the coding sequence ATGGAACCAATCTGGCTGGAAAACTATCCGCAAGGCATACCGGCAGACATTACCGACGAAGCGATCCGCTACGATTCACTGGTTGGCCTGTTCGAAGATAGCTGCGCGAAGCACGCGGGCAATCCCGCTTACCTCAGCATGGGCGCCAGCATGAGCTATGCGCAACTGGAAGAACGCTCCCGCCACTTTGCGGCATGGCTGCAATCGGCGGGCGTCAAGAAAGGCGACCGCATCGCCCTGATGATGCCCAACCTGCTGCAGTATCCCGTGTGCCTGTTCGGCGCGCTGCGCGCCGGCGCCGTGGCCGTGAATACCAACCCGCTATATACCGCGGCCGAGCTGGAACACCAGTTGAGCGACTCGGGGGCGGAAACCATCGTCATCGCCGAGAATTTCGCCCATACGCTGCAACAGGCGCTGCCCAGAACCGCCATCAAGCGCATCATCGTGACCTCGCTGGGCGAAATGCTGGGCCCGATCAAAGGGGCGCTGACCGATCTGGTCGTGCGCCACGTCAAGCGCATGGTACCCGCGTACCGCTTGCCCGATACCCGCAGCCTGAAGCAGGTGCTGTCCCTGGGCCGGCGGGCGGCGTATACGCGCCCGGAGCTCTCTCATGACGATCTTGCCCTGCTGCAGTACACCGGTGGGACCACCGGCGTCGCCAAGGGGGCCATGCTGACACATGGGAACATGGTATCCAATGTGTGCCAGGCGCATGCGTGGGTCAAGCCTTACCTGGTCGAGGGCGATGAATGCATCGTCACCGCTTTGCCGCTGTACCATATCTTCGCCCTCACGGCCAATTGCCTGACCTTCCTTAAGCTGGGTGCCAGCAATCTGCTCATCGTCAATCCCCGCGACATCCCCGCTTTCGTCAAAAGCCTGGGGCGGCACCGGTTTACCGCGCTTACCGGCGTCAATACCCTGTTCAATGCGCTGCTGAACCATCCCGATTTTTCCAGGCTCGATTTTTCGCCGCTGAAGCTGACCCTGGGGGGCGGGATGGCGGTCCAGGAAGTCATCGCCCAGCGCTGGCTGAAAGTTACGGGCAAACCTCTTGCCCAGGCCTATGGGCTTACCGAGACGTCTCCGGCGGTCACCATCAACCCGCTGGATAAAACGGAGTTCGACGGCTCCATAGGCCTGCCCGTGCCCTCCACCGAGATATCCATCCGCGACAACCATAGCCGCGACCTGCCCCAGGGCGAAAGCGGGGAAATCTGCGTGCGCGGCCCCCAGGTGACGCCCGGATACTGGAATCGTCCCGAAGAAACCCGCAAAACCTTCGATTCCGACGGCTTCCTGCATACTGGCGACATCGGCTATGTGAATGAACGGGGTTATGTGTTCATCCTGGATCGCAAGAAAGACATGATTCTGGTGTCGGGCTTCAATGTCTATCCCAACGAAGTGGAAGCCGTGGCGATGGAGCACCCGGACGTGCTGGAGGCGGCCGCCATAGGGGTGCCCGACGAGCACTCCGGCGAGGTGGTGAAGCTGTTCGTCATCCGCAAGAACGACCGCCTGACCGAAGAAGCGCTTATCAGACATTGCCGCAACAAGCTTACCGGGTACAAGGCGCCCAAGTATGTGGAGTTTCGCAAGGATCTGCCGCGCAGCAATGTAGGCAAGATACTGCGGCGCAAGCTGAAGGAGTAG
- the rpsQ gene encoding 30S ribosomal protein S17, with product MSETQNTQPAKRQRTLVGQVVSNKMDKTVVVRVERRVKHPVFGKIIVRSNKYKAHDETNQYNEGDTVEIAEGRPISRDKSWTVVRLLEAARVI from the coding sequence ATGAGCGAAACTCAAAACACCCAGCCCGCAAAGCGCCAGCGTACCCTCGTTGGCCAGGTTGTGAGCAACAAGATGGACAAGACTGTCGTGGTTCGCGTCGAGCGCCGCGTCAAGCACCCCGTCTTTGGCAAGATCATCGTCCGCTCCAACAAGTACAAGGCGCATGACGAGACCAACCAGTACAACGAAGGCGATACGGTTGAAATTGCGGAAGGTCGTCCGATCTCCCGTGATAAATCGTGGACTGTTGTGCGTTTGCTCGAAGCCGCACGCGTTATCTAA
- the rpmC gene encoding 50S ribosomal protein L29, with translation MKASELRSKDATELSKELESLLKAQFNLRMQRATQQLSNTSQIGKVRRDIARVRTIMTENAGK, from the coding sequence ATGAAAGCCAGCGAACTCCGTTCCAAGGATGCCACCGAGCTCAGCAAAGAGCTCGAGAGCCTGCTGAAGGCACAATTCAACCTGCGCATGCAGCGTGCCACCCAGCAGCTTTCCAATACCAGCCAGATCGGCAAGGTCCGTCGCGATATCGCGCGCGTCCGCACCATCATGACTGAGAACGCAGGAAAGTAA
- the rplP gene encoding 50S ribosomal protein L16: MLQPSRRKYRKEQKGRNTGLATRGAQVSFGEFGLKATGRGRLTARQIESARRAINRHIKRGGRIWIRIFPDKPISQKPAEVRMGNGKGNPEYWVAEIQPGKVLYEMEGVSEELAREAFRLAAAKLPIATTFVSRHIGA; this comes from the coding sequence ATGCTGCAACCGTCACGCAGAAAATACCGCAAAGAGCAAAAGGGCCGCAATACGGGCCTGGCTACCCGCGGTGCACAGGTATCGTTTGGCGAGTTCGGTTTGAAGGCCACGGGTCGTGGCCGCCTTACCGCGCGCCAGATCGAATCCGCCCGTCGTGCGATCAACCGCCACATCAAACGTGGCGGCCGTATCTGGATCCGTATCTTCCCCGACAAGCCGATTTCGCAGAAGCCTGCTGAAGTCCGTATGGGTAACGGTAAAGGCAATCCTGAATACTGGGTCGCAGAAATTCAACCCGGCAAGGTGCTCTATGAAATGGAAGGTGTAAGCGAAGAGCTTGCACGTGAAGCTTTCCGCCTGGCCGCCGCTAAGCTGCCCATTGCCACGACCTTCGTGTCGCGTCACATCGGAGCTTAA
- the rpsC gene encoding 30S ribosomal protein S3, whose amino-acid sequence MGQKIHPIGFRLAVNRNWSSRWYADDKNFGGMLAEDIRVREYLKKKLKSASVGRVVIERPAKNARITVYSARPGVVIGKRGEDIESLKADLQRLMGVPVHVNIEEIRKPETDAQLIADSIAQQLEKRIMFRRAMKRAMQNAMRLGAQGIKIMSSGRLNGIEIARTEWYREGRVPLHTLRANIDYGTSEAQTTYGIIGIKVWVYKGDMLPNGEMPPETAAPRDEERRPRRAPRGERPDGRRPSGGRGRGPRKDAAPATAAPAPEGE is encoded by the coding sequence ATGGGACAGAAAATTCACCCGATTGGGTTCCGCCTCGCGGTTAATCGCAACTGGAGTTCGCGTTGGTACGCCGACGACAAGAACTTCGGCGGCATGCTGGCCGAAGATATCCGCGTTCGCGAGTACCTGAAGAAAAAGCTTAAAAGCGCTTCCGTTGGTCGCGTCGTCATCGAGCGTCCCGCCAAGAACGCCCGCATCACGGTTTACTCGGCTCGCCCGGGCGTCGTGATCGGCAAGCGCGGCGAAGACATCGAAAGTCTCAAGGCCGATCTGCAGCGCTTGATGGGCGTGCCCGTGCACGTCAATATCGAAGAAATCCGCAAGCCCGAAACCGATGCCCAGCTGATCGCCGATTCCATCGCGCAACAGCTCGAAAAACGCATCATGTTCCGCCGCGCCATGAAACGCGCCATGCAGAACGCCATGCGTCTGGGTGCCCAAGGCATCAAGATCATGAGCTCGGGCCGCTTGAACGGTATTGAAATCGCCCGCACCGAATGGTATCGCGAAGGCCGTGTGCCCCTGCACACCCTGCGCGCCAACATCGACTACGGTACGTCCGAGGCGCAAACGACCTACGGCATCATCGGTATCAAAGTCTGGGTCTACAAGGGCGACATGCTGCCTAACGGCGAAATGCCCCCCGAGACCGCGGCTCCCCGCGATGAAGAGCGTCGTCCGCGTCGCGCCCCTCGTGGCGAGCGCCCCGACGGCCGCCGTCCTAGCGGTGGACGCGGTCGCGGCCCTCGCAAAGACGCTGCGCCAGCAACGGCTGCGCCCGCGCCTGAAGGAGAATAA